From Paenibacillus graminis:
CGGCAATTGCCGGACTGTCCGCAAAATCGGTGGAAGGGGCAAGCGCGTTTTCCTACCCGCTTATCTTCCTGCCCTTTATCAGCTCCGCCTTTGTACCGACCGATTCGATGCCGTCTGTCGTTCGCGCCTTTGCCGAAAACCAGCCGGTGACCTCGATCGTGGAAGCCATTCGTGCGCTGCTGTCAGGCCAGCCGGTGGGCAATGAGATATGGGTCGCACTTGCCTGGTGCGCCGGGATTTTGCTCGCAGCCTATTTCTTTGCTATGAGAGTGTATAAAAAGCGGGTGTAATCAGCCGGCAGATACGTTACTTGTTGATGGGTGCGTTGCAAGGTTACCGCGTGATGCACCCCGCCTTCCCGTTCCTTCTATCCGGCTACATATATTTACCATAGTCCTTGATTGTCACTTTAACACGGCACTCGACTTCAACCCCGGGATAAATCTTGCGCCAGTCGAGACTTTTCCATGCCTTATAGGTAAGGCTGTTTCTTACATATTGCCCGATGCCAATGCTGTCCACATTGTTCTGCTGCAGTTTCTTTACCATTTCCTGAGCCTTATCTCTGATATATTCAGCAGCATCCCTTTCCAATTTATGCCGCTTTTCACTCTGTGAAAGATCCTCATGTCCGGTATATTCAAGCACCGAGCCTTGAATGGAGGCAGCAATAATAAACTTGAAGCGGTTGTGTCCGAGATCCTCCACGCTTACCTTGCGCTTATTCAGCATAGAGCTGAACATTACCATCACTTTCCTGCCATTTCTTTCACCAAGATTAAGCGATAATTCGCCTTGTTTGATATCCCCCCGGAGCAGGGCAAAGATAATTCCATCTTTGGCCGGAATTTTCATCACCAAGCGGTCGTCCTGAAAAAAAGCAATCCCGGAAATGACCGCCCTGTCCCCTTCATCCTTTACAATAGGAGCAATCGGATCGATTCCATCATCGTGATATTCTCTGGTGAACTCATACAGTGTAGTTGGGGGTATAACGTTGGAAGAGCTCTCTTTCTCCAGCAAATGATTAACATATGTGCCTGTATCCTTATTGGGTTTAAATGTTTTGGACAGCAGTTCACCTGCATCTCCGTCCACTACGGTTATTTTGACCCCAAGAGCAATAGAAGGATCGCGTAAGAGCGTATCGATATGATCAGCAAGCCCTTCCTTAGCCAGATTTAATCCGAACAGAACACTTCTTAGCTGGCCGCTGACCAGGCGAAGATCAATTTGTTTGGATAACAGCACCCTCGCTTCTTTGAGGCTGTCGGTTACTGCGGCCAGCAGCTGCCTGCGTTCCGACGATTCTGGATCAATAACCGGGATGGAGATGGTAGATTTCAGTTGATCATTCTCTGCCAGGTCGTAACTGGCGGTTTGCACCATCCCCAGCTTTTCAAGGATTCTTTCATCGCTATTGCAGCCGGTCAGCAGCAGCAGCAGGAGAACAGCAGACAGCCGTTTATACACGGGATACCCTCCTTTCCTGAAAGAGCAGCAGAGCTATTAATAGTACAGGCAGACCGAAGGCAATGGCGATGGTAGCATATCCCAGATACAGAATCCAGTTATTCACCTGATCCAGGGTCTTCGGGATATAGGAGATGCAGTAGGAGATGAGCGTCAACAGAAAGACCTGGACCGGAATCTTTAACTTGGGAATCATTCTTCGCATTGCCTCCAGAGCCCCCCACCAGTACATCGCAACTGTGATCAGAATCAAAAAGAGGAAAAAGCCGTAGAGCATATTTTCCAGACGTTCCACAAATGGGAGCCTGATATAGGCCAGCAGATCCAAGAGCGGATACAGCAGCTGTTTCAACTGCCCAAAGCTGAAAAAACCAAAACAGATCAGGGACAAACAAATGTAAATCAGAGATAAATAAGCATTTCCTGCATAAATGGCAGCCAGCGATTTTTTGCTTTTGTCCATATAAGGAAACAGAAGGATAGACAATTCGTAGCCCAGGTAAGCGGTATATAGTTCCAGACTCCCTTTGAGCTGGTCATGGCCTCCCTTCAAAATGAAAGGTGTCAGGCGTACCCAACTGAAGGAAGGGAAAAACCAGAGTAAGAGAAAATACATCCAGAAGGTCATCCAAAAAAAGAAGGTCGCCGCTTTGGATATTGTAAAAATCCCTTTAATGACCAGCAGAAATAGCAGGACGTCCACAGCCAGCTTGAATAACATCGGATTAGTCGTAGGGAAAGCAAGCATTTGAAATAAAAGCACATATTTTTTCCCGATCATGCAGCCGAAGAGAAGCCAGACAGAAGACAGCCCCAGATAGACAGGATACAGTACAGCTTTGGGAATGGACCGTTCCATGATTTCAAAAATCGATTGCCCCTTTCCCAGCCGGTGGACCAGCGTGATCAAATAAATATTGAAAGACGTCAGCAGCAGACCCGGCAGCAGAACCAGCCAGCCGTTTGTACCGAAATAGTCAGCCAGCTGGCGCGGCAGGGCGAAGACAACGATACCGATTTGGCTCATATACACCAGGATGGCAACATGAAAGGGGCTGAGTTTCTCCATCATAAAATTTCCGACGCCTACTTTCTTTTGATCTGCCTGATTGGATTAGGCGATTGGGACTGGGAGGGCCGCCGGGTTAAAAAGCTAAACGGCGCACGGATAAAAACATCCTTCCAATCCTCTAACGCCATGGGCGCAACCGGGCTAATATAAGAGGAACCCAGGCTTGTAAGGCTGGAAACATGAGTTACAATCAGGACAATTCCCATGGCTATCCCTATATTTCCCCAGATACCAGCCAGTATGATAATGCTAAAGCGAACCAGCCGGATGGAGGCGCTCATCATATAGCTGGGAATGACAAAAGAGGCGATCGCGGAGGAGGCTACAGCAATAATTAAGACATTACTGGTCAATCCCGCCTGAACAGCGGCTTGTCCAATGACAATCCCCCCTACAATCCCGATGGTTTGTCCAATTTTGGTCGGAAGGCGGGCTCCTGCTTCACGCAGCAGTTCTATCATGGTTTCCATAAGCAGCGCCTCGTAAACCGGTGGAAAAGGCACTCTGCTCCGCGATAAGCAGTGCTTCAGGGATCATTTCGTAGTGAAAGGTAGTCACGGATACATAAAATGCTGTGAACGAAATCGTAATCACCAATGCGAGATATCTTAACAACCGGAGTGCCGTTCCCAAAGCCCAGCGCTGATAGTAATCATCCGGTGAGGAGAAGAATTCAAAAAAAGCGGAAGGTGCTGCTAATGCGGTCGGACTGTTGTCAATCAGTGTGATAATCCGGCCGGCTACCAGCTTGGATACAGCCACATCGGGCCTTTCTGTAGTCAGAAATTGCGGAAAAACCGAATTAGGCCTGTCCTCCAGAAACTGGGTGAGCATCCCCCCATCATTAATGGCATCGATTTCAATCCGTTTAATTCGTTTCTCCAGTTCCTCGACATACTTCATATTGGCAATATCCTTAATATAAAGGACATATACGCTGGTCTTGGTGATTTCCCCGACAGAATATTCCAGAATTTTCAGATGCGAGCTTTTGATTCTTTGGCGTATCAGCGAAATGTTAGTAATAGCGGATTCCACAAAAGCGTCATGGGGACCGGCAATAATGCTTTCGGTTTCGGATTGCTGGACACCTCGCGTTTCCGGGCCATAGACATTGAGTAAATAGACATTTTCTTCCTGAAAAATGGCGACGTTGCCCGCAAGGATTC
This genomic window contains:
- a CDS encoding Ger(x)C family spore germination protein, with the translated sequence MYKRLSAVLLLLLLTGCNSDERILEKLGMVQTASYDLAENDQLKSTISIPVIDPESSERRQLLAAVTDSLKEARVLLSKQIDLRLVSGQLRSVLFGLNLAKEGLADHIDTLLRDPSIALGVKITVVDGDAGELLSKTFKPNKDTGTYVNHLLEKESSSNVIPPTTLYEFTREYHDDGIDPIAPIVKDEGDRAVISGIAFFQDDRLVMKIPAKDGIIFALLRGDIKQGELSLNLGERNGRKVMVMFSSMLNKRKVSVEDLGHNRFKFIIAASIQGSVLEYTGHEDLSQSEKRHKLERDAAEYIRDKAQEMVKKLQQNNVDSIGIGQYVRNSLTYKAWKSLDWRKIYPGVEVECRVKVTIKDYGKYM
- a CDS encoding GerAB/ArcD/ProY family transporter; amino-acid sequence: MMEKLSPFHVAILVYMSQIGIVVFALPRQLADYFGTNGWLVLLPGLLLTSFNIYLITLVHRLGKGQSIFEIMERSIPKAVLYPVYLGLSSVWLLFGCMIGKKYVLLFQMLAFPTTNPMLFKLAVDVLLFLLVIKGIFTISKAATFFFWMTFWMYFLLLWFFPSFSWVRLTPFILKGGHDQLKGSLELYTAYLGYELSILLFPYMDKSKKSLAAIYAGNAYLSLIYICLSLICFGFFSFGQLKQLLYPLLDLLAYIRLPFVERLENMLYGFFLFLILITVAMYWWGALEAMRRMIPKLKIPVQVFLLTLISYCISYIPKTLDQVNNWILYLGYATIAIAFGLPVLLIALLLFQERRVSRV